The following proteins are encoded in a genomic region of Pirellulales bacterium:
- a CDS encoding FliM/FliN family flagellar motor switch protein, with product MGGENLSPSERASLLGSGGSGGNGLGDIETFAGQAAGLRRAGAGRAAAPLDFHYAERIGPAVMAALESLHATAARDFAAALSVLVRTNAKLKITRVTQVTCAEFVRALERPTCVSLVAADRLACTVALDVSPAIMFPIMDRMLGGGHDPSPPLARPLTEIEKRLAARVTALWIDALARAWQTVAPVKFELLRVETNPQLANVATASERVVVVQGELMLADAAGTVKFCLPTKSLENVRDLLLGVSPHAAETHSPASSTTPRYTPGLVELVAELASVRITASELATIRVGDIITTDTLVHSPLTVRADGVARFHARPGAFKGRRALCIQERLEPREAA from the coding sequence GTGGGTGGCGAAAACCTCAGTCCGTCCGAGCGGGCCAGCCTGTTGGGTAGTGGTGGTTCGGGCGGCAACGGCTTGGGAGATATCGAGACCTTCGCCGGACAGGCTGCGGGCTTGCGGCGCGCCGGCGCCGGTCGAGCGGCGGCGCCTTTGGATTTTCATTACGCCGAGCGCATCGGTCCCGCGGTGATGGCGGCGCTCGAGTCGTTGCACGCGACCGCGGCGCGCGACTTTGCGGCGGCACTGTCGGTGCTCGTGCGCACAAACGCCAAACTCAAAATCACGCGTGTAACACAAGTCACGTGCGCCGAGTTCGTACGCGCACTCGAACGGCCGACTTGCGTAAGCCTCGTCGCGGCCGATCGACTGGCCTGCACCGTGGCGCTCGACGTCAGCCCGGCGATAATGTTCCCCATCATGGACCGGATGCTGGGGGGCGGGCACGATCCGTCTCCGCCGCTGGCGCGACCGCTTACGGAGATCGAAAAGCGGCTGGCCGCGCGCGTGACCGCGCTTTGGATCGACGCGCTTGCTCGTGCCTGGCAGACGGTCGCCCCCGTGAAATTCGAACTCTTGCGCGTCGAGACCAATCCGCAACTGGCGAATGTCGCCACAGCCAGCGAACGGGTCGTGGTCGTGCAGGGTGAGCTCATGCTTGCCGACGCGGCCGGCACGGTGAAATTCTGCCTGCCGACGAAAAGCCTCGAAAACGTGCGCGATCTGCTCTTGGGCGTCTCGCCCCACGCCGCCGAGACGCATTCGCCGGCATCGTCGACCACTCCGCGCTATACGCCGGGACTGGTGGAGTTAGTGGCCGAGTTGGCCAGCGTGCGCATCACGGCCAGCGAGCTGGCGACTATACGCGTGGGGGACATCATCACGACCGACACGCTGGTTCACAGCCCGCTGACGGTGCGGGCGGACGGCGTCGCAAGGTTCCACGCCCGGCCCGGGGCTTTCAAAGGCCGCCGCGCGCTGTGCATCCAAGAGCGGCTCGAACCGCGCGAAGCCGCCTGA
- a CDS encoding class I SAM-dependent rRNA methyltransferase, with protein sequence MDTETLATQDRSGAAHAQVILKPRKARPFFGRHPWVLDSAVDHVEGQPADGAVVDLLADNGKFVARGLYNSHSRIRVRLYSWTAEPLDTGFWKSRIERAVEHRRRLGYDAADGAARLIYSEADGLSGLVVDRYGAYLVVQATALAMQRRVDELLPLLAEASGARGIVVRADRALARLEGLSVDEDRSWGETPEGPVFINEHGLRYGVDLGVGQKTGFYLDQRENRAAAARYARGARVLDLFCYTGGFSLAAARLGGATEVLGIDTSEKAVAVARAGAELNSATNVRFEAADGFDALDELVGRRERFDMVILDPPKFTRTRRSLDDALRAYHRINRLGASLLPPGGILVTCSCSGNVMREDFLHMLSGVAQQLGREIQVLEQRGAAPDHPVSATCLETEYLKCFICRVL encoded by the coding sequence ATGGACACAGAAACTCTCGCAACCCAGGACCGCTCGGGCGCAGCCCACGCGCAGGTCATCCTCAAGCCGCGCAAGGCCAGGCCTTTCTTTGGCCGGCACCCGTGGGTGCTCGACTCGGCCGTGGATCATGTCGAGGGACAACCGGCCGACGGCGCGGTGGTAGACCTGCTGGCCGACAACGGCAAGTTCGTGGCCCGAGGGCTGTACAACTCACACAGTCGCATACGCGTGCGGCTGTACTCCTGGACGGCTGAGCCGCTCGACACGGGTTTCTGGAAATCGCGCATTGAGAGAGCTGTCGAACATCGGCGCCGTTTGGGCTATGACGCCGCCGACGGCGCCGCGCGTTTGATCTATAGCGAGGCCGACGGCCTGAGCGGCCTGGTCGTCGATCGTTACGGTGCCTATCTAGTCGTGCAGGCGACGGCTCTGGCCATGCAGCGGCGCGTCGACGAGCTGTTGCCGCTGTTGGCCGAAGCGTCGGGCGCGCGCGGCATCGTGGTACGTGCCGATCGGGCGCTGGCCCGGCTAGAGGGACTATCGGTCGACGAAGATCGCTCCTGGGGCGAGACGCCCGAGGGGCCGGTTTTCATCAACGAGCACGGCCTGCGGTACGGCGTCGACTTGGGCGTCGGACAAAAGACCGGCTTTTATCTCGATCAGCGCGAGAATCGGGCGGCGGCCGCGCGCTACGCGCGCGGGGCCCGCGTGCTGGACCTGTTTTGCTACACCGGCGGTTTCAGCCTGGCCGCGGCCAGGCTCGGCGGTGCGACGGAAGTGCTGGGCATCGACACGAGCGAAAAAGCCGTCGCGGTGGCCCGGGCGGGCGCCGAGTTGAACTCCGCGACCAATGTGCGATTCGAAGCGGCCGACGGCTTCGATGCGCTCGACGAGCTGGTCGGCCGGCGCGAGCGCTTTGACATGGTGATTCTCGATCCGCCCAAGTTCACCCGCACCCGCCGATCACTGGACGACGCCTTGCGCGCGTATCACCGCATCAATCGGCTGGGCGCGTCGCTGTTGCCGCCCGGCGGCATCCTGGTGACGTGCAGTTGCTCGGGCAATGTCATGCGCGAGGATTTTTTGCACATGCTTTCGGGCGTGGCACAGCAACTGGGGCGCGAGATTCAGGTGCTCGAACAGCGCGGCGCCGCGCCGGATCACCCGGTGAGTGCGACGTGCCTCGAGACCGAGTATCTCAAGTGCTTTATCTGCCGGGTGCTTTAA
- a CDS encoding EVE domain-containing protein, which yields MPAPAHYWLFKSEPESFSIDDLAAAPKQTTFWDGVRNYQARNFLRDQIKPGDRVLFYHSAADPPAVVGTAVVTREGYPDATAWQKANHHFDPKSTKEKPLWYGVDIRLEEIFPAPLPLDFLREQKALSKMELLRRGSRLSVQPVTKAEFDTILKLAHALKRGKK from the coding sequence ATGCCTGCCCCCGCGCATTATTGGCTCTTCAAGAGCGAACCCGAGAGTTTTTCGATCGACGATTTGGCGGCCGCTCCGAAGCAGACCACGTTTTGGGACGGCGTGCGGAACTACCAGGCGCGCAACTTTTTGCGGGACCAGATCAAGCCGGGCGATCGCGTGCTGTTTTATCACTCGGCCGCCGATCCGCCGGCCGTCGTCGGCACGGCCGTGGTGACGCGCGAAGGTTATCCCGACGCCACCGCGTGGCAAAAAGCGAATCATCACTTCGATCCCAAGTCGACCAAGGAAAAGCCGCTCTGGTACGGAGTCGACATCCGGCTCGAAGAAATCTTTCCCGCGCCCTTGCCGCTCGATTTTCTGCGCGAGCAGAAGGCGCTCTCGAAGATGGAACTGTTGCGGCGCGGATCACGTCTGTCGGTCCAGCCGGTCACGAAGGCCGAGTTCGATACGATCCTGAAGCTGGCTCACGCGCTGAAGCGGGGAAAGAAGTAG
- a CDS encoding PDZ domain-containing protein, whose translation MALPTSGSLRRLAGLIAILTTAGLLHASGAMAQDLATKEFFLGVSCAPLTDELRDELKVDREQGLVVMDVIPGSPADKGGVQKDDILIAVGDKDLVEVADLISAVSAAGGNEMTITLARDGKRQDAKITPERRRDIKFYMPTPGGRAPVGVQIIRPGRMVPPRMALMMHHPDLPDDMSVTISKHGKEAAKIKVEQGDKSWEVTENTLDQLPDDVRPHVEPMVGRMAIKLPPGVGDVLTYVPNSEELQQQINEAREAARGARRDAEKAAAEARHEGEAAAREAEQRARDIARQARERAGEIRRSAEKAALDTADDAIDRGQRWLDRQLDSRFLELDRRIEELRGIVDSLRGEKIPTPDQDEAEKPADQPKN comes from the coding sequence ATGGCACTCCCCACATCCGGTTCTTTGCGGCGACTGGCCGGCCTGATCGCGATACTAACGACCGCCGGCCTCCTGCACGCCTCTGGCGCGATGGCGCAGGACCTCGCCACCAAAGAGTTTTTCCTGGGCGTGAGCTGCGCGCCATTGACCGACGAATTGCGCGATGAGCTGAAGGTGGACCGGGAGCAAGGCCTGGTCGTCATGGACGTGATTCCTGGCAGCCCCGCGGACAAGGGCGGAGTGCAAAAAGACGACATTCTTATCGCCGTCGGCGACAAGGACCTGGTCGAGGTCGCCGACCTGATCTCGGCCGTTAGCGCTGCGGGCGGCAACGAAATGACGATCACGCTTGCCCGAGACGGCAAACGGCAAGACGCCAAGATCACTCCCGAGCGACGCCGCGATATCAAGTTTTACATGCCGACGCCTGGCGGCCGCGCGCCGGTGGGCGTGCAAATCATCCGGCCGGGGCGCATGGTGCCGCCGCGCATGGCCCTGATGATGCACCACCCTGATCTGCCCGATGACATGTCGGTCACGATCAGCAAACACGGGAAGGAAGCGGCCAAAATCAAGGTCGAGCAAGGGGACAAGTCGTGGGAAGTGACCGAGAACACCCTCGATCAGCTTCCTGACGACGTTCGTCCGCATGTGGAACCCATGGTCGGCCGCATGGCGATCAAGTTGCCGCCGGGCGTGGGAGACGTGCTGACTTACGTTCCCAACTCGGAAGAGTTGCAACAACAGATCAACGAAGCGCGGGAAGCGGCCCGCGGCGCGCGGCGTGACGCCGAGAAAGCGGCCGCCGAGGCGCGGCACGAAGGCGAAGCAGCGGCGCGCGAGGCCGAACAGCGGGCTCGCGACATCGCGCGGCAAGCGCGGGAGAGGGCGGGCGAAATTCGCCGCTCGGCCGAGAAGGCCGCGCTCGACACCGCCGACGACGCCATCGATCGCGGACAACGTTGGCTCGACCGTCAGCTCGATTCGCGGTTCCTGGAACTCGACCGGCGCATCGAAGAGCTGCGCGGCATCGTCGATTCGCTGCGGGGCGAAAAGATTCCGACGCCCGATCAGGACGAAGCGGAAAAGCCGGCGGACCAGCCAAAGAACTGA
- a CDS encoding YjhG/YagF family D-xylonate dehydratase, translating into MFSSAEVFGDNLSEAAIVRTNAAGPEGALPLTEDMLRDWPSGDIFGLTQNAGMGWPVTEMLGPQFVLLSTQGGIRDVDGTPIALGYHTGHWEVGLLVQGAARELKAAGGVPFAAFCSDPCDGRTQGTTGMFDSLPYRNDAAIIFRRLIRSLPTRRGVLGVATCDKGLPAMMLALAGSRELPCVLVPGGVTLPATEGEDAGKVQSVGARFAHDEITLEEAAVLACRACGSPGGGCQFLGTAATSQVVGEALGLSLTHAALAPSGQPIWLDIARRSARALWNLHARGIKLRDILTGASVRNAMVVHAAFGGSTNLLLHIPAIAHAAGLRRPSVDDWHHVNLQVPRLVDALPNGPVGHPTVRVFLAGGVPEVMLHLRALGLLDLGVLTVAGVTLGESLDWWEKSDRRRKLREALFAADQIDPDDVIMAPTKARERGLTSTVCFPRGNLAPQGSVVKSTAISPKVLDAQGVYRKIGPARVFTREIDAIAAIKGRGDRPIKPGDVLVLAGRGPLGSGMEEIYQITAALKHLSWGHEVTVVTDARFSGVSTGACIGHVGPEALAGGPIGKVRDGDSIEIVIDCRNLEGSVNFIGDAQKRLDPEQGAAVLAARPPRDDLAPDPALPDDTRLWAALQSASGGTWGGCVYDVERIVAALERGAE; encoded by the coding sequence ATGTTCTCGTCCGCCGAAGTCTTCGGAGATAATCTTTCGGAAGCAGCAATCGTGCGAACCAACGCTGCTGGCCCGGAAGGCGCGCTGCCGCTGACCGAGGACATGCTACGCGACTGGCCGAGCGGAGATATCTTCGGGCTGACGCAAAACGCGGGCATGGGATGGCCGGTGACCGAAATGCTCGGGCCGCAGTTCGTCCTGCTCAGCACGCAGGGGGGCATTCGCGACGTCGACGGAACGCCGATCGCCTTGGGCTATCACACCGGACATTGGGAGGTCGGGTTGCTGGTGCAAGGCGCCGCGCGCGAACTCAAGGCCGCCGGCGGCGTACCCTTCGCCGCGTTTTGTTCCGATCCCTGCGACGGCCGCACGCAGGGGACCACCGGCATGTTCGACAGCCTTCCCTATCGCAATGACGCGGCGATCATTTTTCGCCGCTTGATCCGTTCGCTGCCCACGCGGCGCGGAGTGCTGGGCGTGGCCACCTGCGACAAAGGCTTGCCCGCCATGATGCTGGCCCTGGCCGGGTCGCGCGAGCTACCCTGCGTGCTCGTCCCCGGCGGCGTCACGCTGCCCGCCACCGAAGGTGAGGATGCCGGCAAGGTGCAGTCGGTCGGGGCGCGTTTTGCCCACGATGAAATCACGCTCGAAGAGGCCGCGGTGCTGGCTTGCCGCGCCTGCGGCTCGCCAGGGGGCGGCTGTCAGTTCCTCGGCACGGCCGCTACGTCACAAGTCGTGGGCGAGGCACTTGGATTGTCGTTGACTCACGCGGCGCTTGCCCCCTCGGGCCAGCCCATCTGGCTCGATATAGCGCGGCGCAGCGCGCGGGCGTTGTGGAATCTGCACGCGCGCGGCATCAAGCTGCGCGACATTCTGACCGGCGCTTCGGTGCGCAACGCCATGGTCGTACACGCCGCTTTCGGCGGCTCGACGAACTTGCTCCTGCACATTCCGGCGATTGCCCATGCCGCCGGGTTGCGACGGCCCTCGGTTGACGACTGGCATCATGTCAACTTGCAAGTGCCACGCTTGGTCGACGCGCTGCCGAATGGACCGGTCGGCCATCCGACGGTACGCGTTTTCCTGGCCGGCGGCGTGCCCGAAGTGATGTTGCATCTGCGCGCGCTGGGGCTGTTGGATCTCGGCGTGCTCACTGTCGCCGGCGTAACACTCGGCGAATCGCTCGACTGGTGGGAAAAGAGCGACCGCCGGCGGAAGCTGCGCGAGGCGCTCTTCGCAGCCGATCAGATTGACCCTGACGATGTGATCATGGCGCCCACCAAGGCCCGTGAGCGCGGCCTCACGAGCACGGTCTGCTTCCCACGCGGCAATCTGGCTCCGCAGGGCTCGGTCGTGAAAAGCACGGCCATCAGTCCGAAGGTTCTCGACGCGCAGGGCGTTTACCGCAAAATCGGCCCGGCGCGCGTCTTTACGCGCGAGATCGACGCGATCGCCGCCATCAAAGGACGCGGCGATCGGCCCATCAAGCCGGGCGACGTGCTCGTGCTCGCCGGGCGCGGGCCGTTGGGTTCCGGCATGGAAGAGATTTACCAGATCACTGCCGCGCTCAAACATCTTTCCTGGGGACACGAAGTAACCGTGGTCACTGATGCACGTTTCTCGGGGGTCAGCACTGGCGCTTGTATTGGCCACGTTGGGCCCGAGGCGCTGGCCGGCGGCCCGATCGGCAAGGTTCGCGATGGCGACTCGATCGAAATCGTGATCGACTGCCGCAACCTCGAAGGGAGCGTGAATTTCATCGGTGATGCGCAAAAGCGGCTCGATCCAGAGCAGGGCGCTGCCGTGTTGGCTGCGCGCCCACCGCGCGATGATCTAGCGCCCGATCCGGCGCTTCCGGACGACACGCGGCTATGGGCGGCACTGCAAAGCGCCAGCGGCGGCACCTGGGGCGGCTGCGTTTACGACGTCGAGCGAATCGTGGCGGCACTTGAGCGCGGCGCTGAATGA
- the bioF gene encoding 8-amino-7-oxononanoate synthase has product MTANEHPLDWIDDELTTLQSQNLLRHQFAHAGPAGATIDVNGRRCVNFGSNDYLGLAADPRVTEAARACIEREGWGSAASPLLAGRGTAHAKLEAELAEFEGTEAAIVFSSGFAANLATVIALAGRGDCILADETNHASLIDGCRLSRAEVRIYAHGDWRSLEKMLAATNDVRRRLIVTDGLFSMDGDLAPLVELTDLAERYGAMLLVDEAHATGVFGASGRGSAEHFGVADRVSIRVGTLSKALGGVGGFVCGRRSLIDWLVNRARPYIFSTAPPAAACAAASAALRIVREEPQRRVKSLSRAAGLRGEFARQGWDIGRSVSQIIPLVVGEPARALQLAGELARRGFYVPAIRPPSVAPGQSRLRIGLSAAHDDTAIDGLLRALAQLAEAIPADAR; this is encoded by the coding sequence ATGACCGCGAATGAGCATCCGCTCGATTGGATCGACGACGAGCTCACGACTCTTCAGTCGCAGAATTTGCTGCGGCATCAATTCGCCCATGCAGGTCCGGCGGGCGCGACGATCGACGTAAACGGTCGCCGGTGCGTCAACTTCGGCTCGAATGATTACCTGGGGCTGGCCGCCGACCCGCGCGTGACGGAGGCGGCACGCGCGTGCATCGAGCGCGAGGGGTGGGGGAGCGCCGCCAGTCCGCTATTGGCGGGTCGCGGTACGGCACACGCGAAGCTGGAAGCCGAGCTTGCGGAATTCGAAGGGACGGAAGCAGCGATCGTCTTCTCGTCGGGCTTCGCGGCGAACTTAGCTACCGTCATCGCGCTGGCCGGTCGCGGAGACTGCATCCTGGCCGACGAGACGAATCATGCGAGCCTGATCGACGGTTGCCGTCTGTCGCGCGCCGAGGTTCGCATTTATGCGCACGGCGATTGGCGGAGCTTGGAAAAAATGCTTGCGGCGACGAATGACGTCCGCCGCCGACTGATCGTCACCGATGGCCTCTTTAGCATGGACGGCGACCTCGCGCCGCTCGTCGAGCTGACGGATTTGGCCGAGCGGTACGGAGCGATGCTTTTGGTTGATGAAGCCCACGCCACGGGCGTGTTCGGTGCAAGTGGGCGCGGCAGCGCCGAGCATTTTGGCGTCGCCGATCGCGTATCGATCCGCGTCGGCACGCTCAGCAAGGCCTTGGGAGGCGTGGGCGGCTTTGTGTGCGGGCGCCGAAGCTTGATCGACTGGTTGGTCAACCGTGCGCGGCCGTATATTTTTTCCACGGCGCCGCCGGCGGCAGCCTGCGCCGCGGCGTCAGCGGCGCTGCGAATCGTGCGCGAAGAGCCGCAACGGCGCGTAAAGTCGCTTTCCCGGGCCGCCGGGCTGCGCGGCGAGTTCGCACGGCAGGGTTGGGACATCGGTCGCTCGGTGAGTCAGATCATCCCGCTGGTGGTGGGCGAGCCGGCCCGGGCGCTGCAACTGGCCGGGGAATTGGCTCGGCGCGGCTTTTATGTGCCAGCGATTCGCCCGCCCAGTGTCGCGCCAGGGCAATCACGGCTGCGCATCGGCCTCTCGGCCGCACACGATGATACGGCGATCGACGGCCTCCTCCGTGCACTTGCGCAACTCGCTGAAGCCATTCCCGCCGATGCACGTTGA
- a CDS encoding RNA polymerase sigma factor, with protein sequence MTKAQSPSQTEGRVPQVAVDWQAALAEHDRWLRMVVRARVGDWQAVDEVLQEVSLAAVAQKAPLADASKVAPWLYRLAVRQVLLYRRKHGRRRNLVDRFARETQPTEVDRRTVDPLQWLLADERGRQVRAALATMQARDAEILLLKYAEDWSYHEIASHLGISHSAVEARLHRARQRLRETLTAANVIEV encoded by the coding sequence ATGACAAAGGCACAATCCCCCAGCCAGACCGAGGGGCGGGTGCCGCAGGTTGCGGTCGATTGGCAGGCGGCTCTGGCCGAGCACGACCGCTGGCTGCGGATGGTCGTCCGCGCGCGGGTGGGAGATTGGCAGGCCGTGGACGAGGTTCTGCAAGAGGTGTCGCTGGCGGCGGTCGCTCAGAAGGCCCCGCTGGCCGATGCCAGCAAAGTCGCGCCCTGGTTGTATCGGTTGGCGGTGCGGCAAGTGTTGCTCTACCGGCGGAAGCACGGCCGGCGGCGCAACCTGGTCGATCGCTTCGCGCGGGAAACACAACCGACGGAAGTCGATCGCCGCACGGTCGATCCTTTGCAATGGCTGCTGGCCGACGAGCGCGGCCGGCAGGTGCGCGCGGCGCTTGCAACCATGCAAGCGCGCGACGCCGAAATCCTGCTGTTGAAGTATGCCGAAGATTGGAGCTACCACGAGATCGCCAGCCACCTGGGCATCAGCCATAGCGCCGTCGAAGCGCGGCTACACCGTGCGCGGCAGCGGCTGCGAGAGACCCTGACAGCGGCGAACGTGATCGAGGTTTAA
- a CDS encoding VCBS repeat-containing protein has translation MRGGMIWALLLCGMLATTSTAAEKAAKISFKRTAIDNKFRSEGTSVGDFNHDGRNDISAGDVYFAAPDWKMHPVIEKPREYDPHNYSNSFCNFADDVNGDGWTDLLVVDFPGQHTWWFENPQSAGGPWKRNIVTPVTNNESPTYQDVDGDGRRELVLGYSTDPANPDGPDRWMGLARRPQGDVHGLWPLQAISAKGAPCTGKFVHGLGVGDLNLDGRNDVIVKEGWWEAPADVAKPGEWQFHPANLGANCAQMFVYDFDGDGDNDVLTSAAHELGIWWHEQSPQGWQTHLIDRTFSQTHALALADINRDGLPDFVTGKRYWAHGPKGDVDPEAPAVVYWFELTRQDGKPVWIPHPIDNDSGVGTQFEVADVNGDGLLDVVTSNKKGTNYFEQVRE, from the coding sequence ATGCGTGGCGGAATGATCTGGGCGTTATTGTTGTGCGGCATGTTGGCGACCACGAGCACGGCGGCCGAAAAAGCCGCGAAGATCAGCTTCAAGCGAACCGCGATCGACAACAAGTTCCGCAGCGAAGGAACTTCGGTCGGCGATTTCAACCATGACGGCCGCAACGATATCTCGGCCGGCGATGTGTACTTCGCAGCGCCCGACTGGAAGATGCACCCCGTGATCGAGAAGCCGCGGGAATACGATCCGCACAACTACAGCAACAGCTTTTGCAACTTCGCCGACGACGTGAACGGCGACGGCTGGACCGACCTGTTGGTAGTCGACTTCCCTGGCCAGCACACCTGGTGGTTCGAAAATCCGCAATCGGCCGGCGGCCCGTGGAAGCGCAACATTGTCACGCCGGTCACGAACAACGAAAGCCCGACGTATCAAGACGTCGATGGCGACGGCCGGCGCGAGCTGGTACTGGGCTATTCAACCGACCCGGCGAACCCCGACGGGCCCGATCGCTGGATGGGGCTGGCGCGCCGGCCCCAAGGCGACGTGCATGGTCTCTGGCCGCTGCAGGCGATCTCGGCCAAGGGGGCGCCGTGCACCGGAAAGTTCGTACACGGTCTGGGAGTCGGCGATTTGAATCTCGACGGCCGTAACGACGTGATCGTGAAAGAGGGTTGGTGGGAAGCGCCGGCCGACGTGGCCAAGCCCGGCGAGTGGCAGTTCCACCCGGCCAACCTGGGCGCCAACTGCGCGCAGATGTTCGTTTACGATTTCGACGGCGACGGCGACAACGACGTGCTGACTTCGGCCGCGCACGAGTTGGGGATCTGGTGGCACGAGCAATCGCCGCAAGGGTGGCAGACGCACTTGATCGATCGCACGTTCTCGCAGACACATGCCTTGGCACTAGCTGACATCAATCGCGACGGCCTGCCCGATTTCGTCACCGGCAAACGTTACTGGGCGCACGGCCCTAAGGGGGACGTCGATCCCGAAGCGCCGGCCGTGGTCTACTGGTTCGAGTTGACGCGGCAAGACGGTAAGCCCGTGTGGATTCCGCACCCGATCGACAACGACAGTGGCGTGGGGACGCAATTCGAGGTGGCCGACGTGAATGGCGACGGGCTGTTGGACGTCGTGACGTCGAACAAGAAGGGAACCAATTACTTCGAGCAAGTGCGCGAGTAG
- a CDS encoding glutamate-5-semialdehyde dehydrogenase, producing the protein MATAEHLDLRKYTRQVGQRALAASQQLAVVPGKVKQDWLRRAAELLRSRGAELAAANALDLAAADDFGLTPAQVDRLRLTPKTIESMAVGLEEVAALPEPIGEVIESSIRPNGLEVLKVRVPLGVVFFIYESRPNVTADAAAICVKSGNAVILRGGKEAAHSNRAIADLLSEAAAEVGLPADAVQLVSTTDREAVSHFLALDEYISVAIPRGGEGLIRRVVADAKMPVIKHFTGNCHLYVDAAADLEMAEHILINSKCQRMGVCNALESLLVNAAVAKEFLPRAGRKLAERGVEIRGDERTRQLIPGAKTATTEDYATEYLGPTISACVVDSLEEAIEHINRYGSKHTDAIVTRDLAAARRFTAGVDSSAVIVNASTRFNDGGEFGLGAEIGISTDKLHARGPCGVKELTSYKYVVFGSGQIRE; encoded by the coding sequence ATGGCCACGGCCGAACACTTGGACCTGCGCAAATACACACGCCAGGTGGGCCAGCGCGCGCTGGCCGCCAGCCAGCAGTTGGCGGTCGTACCGGGCAAGGTCAAGCAAGATTGGCTCCGCCGCGCCGCCGAACTTTTGCGCAGCCGCGGCGCGGAACTGGCCGCCGCCAACGCCTTGGATCTCGCAGCCGCAGACGATTTCGGGCTGACGCCGGCGCAGGTCGATCGTTTGCGCCTTACGCCCAAGACCATTGAATCGATGGCCGTCGGGTTGGAGGAGGTGGCTGCCCTGCCCGAGCCGATCGGCGAGGTGATCGAATCGAGCATCCGCCCGAACGGGCTCGAGGTGCTGAAGGTGCGCGTGCCGCTGGGTGTCGTGTTCTTCATCTACGAATCGCGTCCGAACGTGACGGCCGACGCGGCCGCGATCTGCGTGAAAAGCGGTAACGCGGTCATTTTGCGCGGCGGCAAGGAAGCGGCGCACTCGAACCGCGCCATTGCCGATTTGCTATCCGAAGCGGCCGCGGAAGTCGGTCTGCCGGCCGATGCGGTGCAACTGGTTTCCACAACCGATCGCGAGGCGGTGAGCCATTTTCTGGCGCTCGACGAATACATTAGCGTGGCGATCCCGCGCGGCGGCGAGGGATTGATTCGCCGCGTGGTGGCCGATGCCAAGATGCCCGTCATCAAGCATTTCACCGGCAACTGCCACCTTTATGTCGACGCGGCCGCCGACCTGGAGATGGCCGAGCATATTCTGATCAACAGCAAATGCCAGCGCATGGGAGTGTGCAACGCGCTGGAGTCGCTGCTGGTAAACGCCGCCGTGGCCAAGGAGTTCTTGCCGCGCGCCGGGCGGAAGCTCGCTGAGCGCGGTGTCGAAATTCGCGGCGACGAGCGCACCCGCCAGTTGATTCCGGGCGCCAAGACGGCAACGACCGAGGACTATGCGACCGAATATCTCGGCCCGACGATCTCGGCGTGCGTCGTCGACTCGTTGGAGGAGGCGATCGAGCATATCAATCGCTATGGCTCAAAACATACCGACGCCATCGTGACGCGCGATCTGGCCGCAGCGCGGCGATTTACCGCCGGCGTCGATAGCTCGGCAGTGATCGTCAACGCCAGCACGCGCTTCAACGACGGTGGAGAATTCGGGCTCGGGGCCGAAATCGGCATCAGCACCGACAAGCTCCACGCCCGCGGACCGTGTGGCGTCAAGGAACTTACTAGCTACAAGTACGTGGTGTTCGGGTCGGGCCAGATCAGGGAGTGA